The genomic region TAGCCCAAACGCCTTCAATACGTCTTTGCCCATCACATAGGGAGATAAATTTTTGTAAGAGTTCCGGGTTACAATGTTGGATATCATCCAAGTAAATCATCACATTATCACCCATTTCAAAGGCTAGGTTTAGTTTTGTGAGTTCTTCTCTGGCACTGGCATTGGGCGCTTCCTCAGGGTCTAGTGACATGACGCGGTGCCCCAAGGTGGGTCCACTAATTTTCATAAAGACTAATCCTAGTCGATTAGCGATATACTCCATCAGGGTTGTCTTACCATAACCAGGTGGAGATATAACGAGGAGGAGACCCATGAGGTCTGTTCTTTTAGATTCTCCTGCGTTGCCTAATTGTTTGGCTAGATTATCACCTACCATAGGCAGGTAAATATCATTAATTAAGCGGTTCCGGACAAAAGAGCTTAAAACGCGAGGTTTAAATTCATCCAGTTTTAATTTTCTCCTCTCTTCACGAATCAGATCCTTTTTGGCGTTCTGATAGGACTCAAACTGTGGAGTGATATTCTTTTCGAAAAAGGACAAGCGTTTTATGAACTCGTGATAATCTAATGTGTATCCCTTCTGGTTCAAGCTAGGATGGTTTCCTCTTAATTTACCTAAAGATTTTGTTGCTGAAGTGCTGACTATTTTAAATTTATTTTGACTATCCAGGAGTATCAGAATCGAAGCTTCGTCAACATGTTGAATAAGTTTAGTATCATTTAGCTCACGGGCAAAGCCTCCGACCCAGTCGCGGATAAGCTCAAAGAGGCTTGACCGATTATTCTGAATTTCTGCGCAGGCGGTTTGGAATTTTTCTGCATACTGATTTGATTTCAGAGAAGTTTGGAATTCATTTACTAGCGTGACCGCACTCTGGCTAGTAGAAAAGCTAGTTCCATTGCTGAGTTCTAAAAATAAATATTCAGCCGCTAGAGGTGCGTATGTTGTCGGAAAGAGTTTAGTCTGTCCTAAAAAGTCGTTTATTTTAGATTCTAAATCTTCGATATACACATCGCAAAGTGGATTCCCTTGATAAAGTTCCTTCATTGTCCCAAAGCTGGCAAATTTGGTTTTTAAATTCTGCTTGCTTTGGTTCTCTTCGAATAAGCTCCAGAAGAGTAGTGCTGCTGTTCGAATGGATGGTGCATATCTAATGAGCCCTAAATTTTTATGTATGCTAAGAAGATTTGAGAATATGGTGGAGGCATCTTGATCATGAACACCTTTGACATAGCCTTCGGCATAGCGAGTGGACATAAACTCTTGTAAGTATGAATGTAAGTTATCTAAGTTTTTCCCTAGAGACCTCTGTAAAGTAACTTCATCGCTATTTTGGAATTGTTTTAAAAGTAGGTAAGCTAAATATTCTGCACGGTAGACGTCATCATTTTCTGAAATTACATCTTGAGTCCAAACTTGTCGGGTTTGAAGAAAACGGTCATCGGTAATTTTAGAGAAATAGTTTGTTCCAGTTAGGTGGAAGAACATATCATTCTCTTTTCTGACTATGGTTAAGTCCAGGGATTGCGTGTTTACAGAGAAGCTGTGTTTACCGAGTCGAATAATATTTTTCCCATCTATAAAGAGCTCTTGGCGGTCTTTTAATTGTCTGACAGAGTCCTCTTTGATAGTTTTAAGTCTGCCCTGAATATCATCTGCTTTGACGCTGTCTTCTAGTTGATGTAGCTCTTGAACAATATTGCGAATTTTTTCAACCATGAGATCTGCGGCCATATAGGCATTAATCTCATTGACAGTCTCTATGTTCTTAACACGATTACGTATACCATTAAAAATGCGTTCTGCTGAAGACATGAGCGCTTGGGCTCTTCTGTTTTTTGCTTCTACTAAGTTTAGCTTCTTAGACTCAAATGCATTATAGATTTCATCACGCTTTTCACTGATATCAGGTATAAACTCATCATATTCTGCAAATTGCCCCTCTAACTCTTCGAGTTGGATCATCAACTTTGTCAAATATGCATCGCACTTCTCTGACGAGTCACAAAGGTCTAAGTAATTGACAACAGTTTGACCGATAAGTTTAAGCTGCGATCCGAATTGTGCTTTTGCTTCTGTTGAGCCTAATTCGCTTTTACGCTTCTTGAGTTCTGCTCTAGTTTGGTTGATGGATGAATAGATAGTAGAAATGTTATCTATTATTTTTGTCGTTTCTGTAGAGTCTTCTATTTTCAAGTTGCTTACAACATCAATAAGCATTTCAAGGCCGCTGCCCAAATGGTCGATCCTATCTTCTAAATCCTTGATCTCCATTACTGTGGAGGTATCTAAGACTTTATTCTGATGATCTTCAGCTTGCTGACGGTAGGTATTCAAGGCTTTAGGTTTTAAAAGAAATTTGACACAGTCTTCTGAAAGTTTTTGTGTATCTTCGGCAAGCGCACTCTCCATTTCATTTACACGCTCTAGATTCATATATCGAAGCTCTTTTAGAGATATTACTTCACCTCTTAGCATTCGCAGCTCTGTAAGTAGTTCTACAAATTGGGTGATTTCAGTAAATGAAGCTTTACAGGCCACTGCTAATTTCCCAGCTTTCGCTCTGGAAATCTTTAATTGATCAGAAGCATGACGTTTTAGACGCACGACTTTGTCAAATTCATCAATGGCTGATTCCGAAGCTTGACGAATCTCGACTAGAGGCTTTTTGATCTCGAGAGCTTCAGGCTTATCTAGCCAGAAATATGCATCTGTGACAGTGGCAGTTTTGCTGACAAGATCAATATAGAGATCAGCATAGCTGTCATCTCGGTTAATGAGATTTAAGATCTCATGACATTCTGCCATACAGCGAACGAGTTCACGATTCCCAATTTTATAGAGAAAAGAGTCATTCTTCGTTTCTGTCGCTGCATTTGCGCAAAGAAAAGGTGTTTTCCAAACTTGTAGACTATGATGTTTTTGTGGTTCGCTACTTGATTTAAAATAGACCAATTCACCATTTTCGAACAGTGAATACCCGTGACAAACGATGGGAGTTTTTACTTGCTGGTCAATAATGTTGTATTGCAACAATAGGTAGGTGCCACTTAAGCGGTTGTAGAATACATAAAGAAAATCCTCTCCATTAGGAGATTCAATTCTTCTAGAAAAAATCATATCTTTCAAATCGGTTCCGAATACTTTATGCTCGCCAGATTGTAAGTAATAACCATCAGGAAAGATGATTCCATGGTCATCCGGTAGCAAAACACAAGCGCTTTCAATTTTATCGATACGAAGGACCTGATTGAGTTTTTCATTGAAAACAAGGTGGCGAAAGTTCTTTTCTTGAAACGGTTTGACTTTTAAAAGAACAATTTTTCCCACGCTGGCATAGAAGATTTCTGCATCATCTAAAGTCTGATCTGGATTTTCTACTCTTTCTGAGTAAATGCCTTCTCCAACATCTGTATTGTTTTCGACTTTGACTGTTAG from Verrucomicrobiota bacterium harbors:
- a CDS encoding DNA repair ATPase, which codes for MAEDAVIEDSTAKEKPEALQSGAYEIIRSRLMNHAEDLKERLNRLNQARKEVFGSIESTLLTTDRVTTKNNCVARDITPLNKNRFLFGYNVHLGLKTETELSDVFSVYEYKDSSFHELDLSIIFIGDFPLDFKQLYKYYKDTRFAKFRIIGPNLFMVFRVGKSINDIKTFKWNLQNDEIKYLGNRFDHEFSFPPQHEFEWIRTHRDHHQKGRHPHISIENRLFVETTGGDLTVKVENNTDVGEGIYSERVENPDQTLDDAEIFYASVGKIVLLKVKPFQEKNFRHLVFNEKLNQVLRIDKIESACVLLPDDHGIIFPDGYYLQSGEHKVFGTDLKDMIFSRRIESPNGEDFLYVFYNRLSGTYLLLQYNIIDQQVKTPIVCHGYSLFENGELVYFKSSSEPQKHHSLQVWKTPFLCANAATETKNDSFLYKIGNRELVRCMAECHEILNLINRDDSYADLYIDLVSKTATVTDAYFWLDKPEALEIKKPLVEIRQASESAIDEFDKVVRLKRHASDQLKISRAKAGKLAVACKASFTEITQFVELLTELRMLRGEVISLKELRYMNLERVNEMESALAEDTQKLSEDCVKFLLKPKALNTYRQQAEDHQNKVLDTSTVMEIKDLEDRIDHLGSGLEMLIDVVSNLKIEDSTETTKIIDNISTIYSSINQTRAELKKRKSELGSTEAKAQFGSQLKLIGQTVVNYLDLCDSSEKCDAYLTKLMIQLEELEGQFAEYDEFIPDISEKRDEIYNAFESKKLNLVEAKNRRAQALMSSAERIFNGIRNRVKNIETVNEINAYMAADLMVEKIRNIVQELHQLEDSVKADDIQGRLKTIKEDSVRQLKDRQELFIDGKNIIRLGKHSFSVNTQSLDLTIVRKENDMFFHLTGTNYFSKITDDRFLQTRQVWTQDVISENDDVYRAEYLAYLLLKQFQNSDEVTLQRSLGKNLDNLHSYLQEFMSTRYAEGYVKGVHDQDASTIFSNLLSIHKNLGLIRYAPSIRTAALLFWSLFEENQSKQNLKTKFASFGTMKELYQGNPLCDVYIEDLESKINDFLGQTKLFPTTYAPLAAEYLFLELSNGTSFSTSQSAVTLVNEFQTSLKSNQYAEKFQTACAEIQNNRSSLFELIRDWVGGFARELNDTKLIQHVDEASILILLDSQNKFKIVSTSATKSLGKLRGNHPSLNQKGYTLDYHEFIKRLSFFEKNITPQFESYQNAKKDLIREERRKLKLDEFKPRVLSSFVRNRLINDIYLPMVGDNLAKQLGNAGESKRTDLMGLLLVISPPGYGKTTLMEYIANRLGLVFMKISGPTLGHRVMSLDPEEAPNASAREELTKLNLAFEMGDNVMIYLDDIQHCNPELLQKFISLCDGQRRIEGVWAKQPKTYDLRGKKVAVVMAGNPYTESGEKFQIPDMLANRADTYNLGDILGGSENAFKLSYLENSITSNSVLNQLASRSQKDIYSIIRIAETGSKEGINFEGSFSMEEVDEMVNVMQKLIKLRDVILRVNLAYIHSASQSDAYRTEPPFKLQGSYRNMNRLAEKIAPIMNEKELDQLIIDHYVSEAQTLTAGAEANLLKFKELNKLLTDLELQRWNDIKSKFQTNLRFDKVDENDPVGKVAVQLSAFNEGLEEIKKVLARGLIPPKKEVVSEKQLSQESMATQATPVIQESPSPTPEESYATASPYQVEIVYSLPEAFNQLLQRQSQMMETLLYTVQQSTSLSIEQVAEMKNAIGHAMKEYQHVLKQMKYSPKQPPNEKSKGAKKAATKKIKR